Below is a window of Quercus robur chromosome 6, dhQueRobu3.1, whole genome shotgun sequence DNA.
GTTTATTAGATAAAGATTTTCATCCTTGAATAagggatttggatttgaatacCATCTATAATGAAAAGAAACACATTGATGGCTTAACATAATGACAAACAACAATTATCATAACGTAGATACTATAaactttaaatcctattgtagcaataatttcttttaaatgtCAAAGGTACTAACTATTAAGTTCTTGATGCAGGGCCATTCAAAAAGTTGTTAAAGGATTTCCAAGACCATTATTGGACTTAAGTAAAGAATCATTTGCAAAAGTGGTCGATGCTGCAGTAGGGAAAAAGCTGTCCCCACCTTTTGATCCTTACTATAGTGGAGTTCACTACCTCCTTGCATCTTACCTTATTCCTTATGTTGGGCTCACGGGCTACGTTGGAACAATTCCAAAACTCCAAGCCCCTACTTCTAGAAGGGTAACTGATATTTAAACTTGATTATTGATCCATAGTAATGTTCTAAGAAATAAACAGTAATCacaattttttgcttttacgtgcatgtgtgtgtatatatacatagttATATACTACCATTGTTTTTTATAGAATAAACTATCATTTTTCCTCTTAGAAATGATAAAGCTTGACGAATGgaatttgtaatttttcaaaGGTCCATAATCAACTTATATTTGGTATAACtcacctaataattttttttgggattaatattttaaaaatcctattGTTGGATTACCTATGTTCTCTAAATTTTTAACATACACGCTAAATTTGGTATCAATTATatgtaattttcctttttactCCATCAACTCATTTTTTCTACCTAACTTCAAAGTACAAAAATGGAAAgttaaacattttatatatgACATTATAATTAATCTCTGCTCGTCTTTATATTTTGCATGCATATAAGGTATAAGGAGACAATGCAATTCAAGTGATttaatagtggatttgtcaaattcCACGTTTGATATATAGTTATTAAGTGATATAACATTGATAAGAGTTACACCAAGTTTAATTTAAACCAAACCCTTTTTTGATTTGAAAGGTAGATTAGTagagcacaaaaacaaaaattcagtTCATAACACTTACTCtgatatcatattatattaCTACTTGTCCAAAAATCATGAAGTTATTATGATAAGAATGTGGACGTGTATATGTTTAGCTCGTTGCAGGCCTATTAGGTGTGGAATCGGGCCAAGATGCAGTTATTCGAGCATACCTGTATGAGCATGCACACAAGATTGTGAAACCATATGGAATAACGGTGGCACAGTTTTCAAATTACTTTTCGGATCTAAGGAACAAGCTTGGACATGAAGGTGTCAAAGATGAAGGTCTTTGGGTTCCCAAATTTGAAGGTGCTGAGGGAAAGATCAATGGGAACGCGCTTGCTGGAGATGCAGACTCTGTTGCATATGATAGGACCGCTGAGGAGATATTGAGGGTTGTTTATGGCTCCGGTGATGAGCATAAACCTGGTGGGTTCTATCCAAAAGGAGGCAATGGTAACATTGCCAGATCTCATCTACATTAATTCTATGCCTATAGCTTGAttacaagaaaacaagttcTAGTGTTTTTTGGTTCATTGTTTAAAGTATGTAACCTTTTGgttgataataaataaataaataaatcttttgtGAGTCTTTATGATTATATGCGTAACAAAATTGTtgttttaagctttttttttttttcttgtttgttcaAAAGCTTAGAGTTTATTTGGGTTCCAATAAATCCATTTGTGTAATGAGTTTATGATAAAGAATAATTACCACGGAATGAGCGTTATAAGTTCAAATCCTgctatatcattttttttaaaaggcttAGACTTTGTAATTTGAACATTGAACTTGAGAGAGTAAGAGAAATAGAGCAAAATTAATGTATAAAACCACGTAGCCCTAATGTCTTCCAATATCTCACTATCAATCTTCTTAGACTTCTTTTAGGGAATCACAACCCAGAGGAGCGACGAAGTCCACTGTCTAGCGTGAGACAGTGGACAAATATTTGTATATGAATCATGATGGAGTCCTAGAAGAAAAATCTCCTTGACATTGCTATAAATCCCATTTAATCATTTGTATTAAACTCATATTCTTCTTCATTGTCAGTTTTATATTAAAGAACTAACTACAAAACATGTCCagcaccaaaaaagaaatatttttatagttttgCCAACTTCAGGTATAGCTGTCAACTCGTTCACAGTTTCTTGCATCCTGAAATCGATCAAACATGACGATTCATTTCCTTTCTTCATATTCACCTTGCTCTGGTTTGCACAAACATCGAGTGTTTTGAATAAACGTTCAACACCTAGGAAGAGTGGGAATAAGAGTTAAGATTTGCATTTACTTTCATCcggttggagcaagaagcttactTTGGATACTATATAGAGAAAAGTCAAGAGAGAGATACCAAGGCAGAAATCAATAATGAAATTTGGCATATCAAAGAAActgaaataataatataaaatgttaaattcaaaatttgatgtcttaaatcattttattatgtTCTTACTTAATTTTCcaccttttctttttaggagatttgaattttgacataTCCAATTTGTGCGTGCTTAATGAAACAAATTGTATTCTGTTCTCATATATGATCTATATGCATAAATAAAACTAACCAGTCAATATggaaataaataattgtaaattgaacaaaaattacAATACGAATTTTAATCAactcttttctcaaaaaaaaaaaatatatatatatatatatatatatacattttcatTCTTCATGATTGCCATTCTACGGTGCGGCTTGGATCTGCGTTTCCTGCTGTGTTTtgcgttttcagtttttttttttttttttgcttcagccATACCTTTTGACTAAGTCAGCAGTGAACAATACatctgtgcactgttcacggatctcacaaattacacttttcagccattttttcattaaaaatgggtcccacaatactattcacacatttaaaaattattttactatagtgttttcagttttcagtttttagcttcagcaaaataaattctatccaaACAAACTCGTACGTCTATAGATTGTAGTCCTTTCCTTTTCAAATAAAACAATGCTAGCCTTGCACTATAAGAAAAACGACTTTTAGCGTCAACTAATAATTGACACTAAAAATAGTATGTTGCCGCGAAAAACGTTTTTCGAGTCAACCAAGTAGTTGACGCAGAGTTAtgtttacaaaaataaatttttttagtgtcAACTAATATCTATTTCGCATCAAAAATTTTGTTGACGCAAAAAGCCTATATAATGTCATCATCTAAGTTGAGTCAATTGATCgtgtaaactaaaaaaaaaaattacaataactaacaaaaaaattttagtgtCAACTAATACATTACATCTTTCacttcagccaaaaaaaaaagaaagccttTTTTCCCGGGTTTTGGTTGGCATACACAATAACTAACAAAATCAAAGCAATTATGCATATAAAATAcactaaatattattaataatatttacaatTAACATTATACAAGAAATTGTTACATTCCTAATTTTCATTTGggattcaataaaataaaataaaataaaaagattttgagCCAATGCTCTTGAATTTCAACCCAAGGCTCTTCCAATAGCAATTCCCACCCTTTCCAAGCCTCTGGCCCTTCACAAATTTCATTGAGCTAAAACAACATACACATtcccaacaaaatcaaaatcacacccAAAAAATATTTGACAAAATAAACACATAATTGCAAAAGGCAATGAGATGAAAACTAGATCCATTTTACAGTACCATAAACACTTTGGGTTGCTTTAGAAATGCCTTCACAGTCCAGccacaaaccaaaacccattaaaaaaattcagtcTTAGATTCTATAAAGaactcaaaaacataaatttgtCACATTTTCTATCCAACGAAACAGGATGTGAGAGTGCATATTTtcttagcacacaggcccaagtggaaacaaggatcctaggccctttacttgttgtttggtggactgggcttggttcaccacAGCTAAATAGGGGCTGATTatgaaccaagttgtgcgcaagtcacataaatctcctcaaggcaaaaatgcgatttctcct
It encodes the following:
- the LOC126688867 gene encoding desiccation-related protein PCC13-62-like, encoding MALTAASTTTITTLLISLLFLPKFYSSELDSHTSIAKADVDLLEFPLNLEFFEAEFFLYGALGYGLDKVAPNLTQGGPTPIGAKKANLDPFTRDVIEQFAYQEVGHLRAIQKVVKGFPRPLLDLSKESFAKVVDAAVGKKLSPPFDPYYSGVHYLLASYLIPYVGLTGYVGTIPKLQAPTSRRLVAGLLGVESGQDAVIRAYLYEHAHKIVKPYGITVAQFSNYFSDLRNKLGHEGVKDEGLWVPKFEGAEGKINGNALAGDADSVAYDRTAEEILRVVYGSGDEHKPGGFYPKGGNGNIARSHLH